DNA from bacterium:
GATCAGATCCGAGACTCTAGATTGTGATACCCCAAAGATCTCAGCCGCCTTCGCCTGCGTGAACCGTTTGTTTTTGACAAACTTCCGGAGCTTGGCCATGAGATCGGCACGCATTTGAAGGATTGCAGCTTCCTCGGCCGAATATCCCAGGTCAGTAAAGACATTTCCATCAGAATTGGTCACCTTCTCACTCATGTGTCTCCTTCAATTAGCTTGTAACGTTTTGAACCGCGCCAAGCTCGAACCCTGCAGCTCGCCTTGTATCATCGGGAAAATTCCGCAGATCATCCAAACTCGTCC
Protein-coding regions in this window:
- a CDS encoding helix-turn-helix domain-containing protein — translated: MSEKVTNSDGNVFTDLGYSAEEAAILQMRADLMAKLRKFVKNKRFTQAKAAEIFGVSQSRVSDLIRGKWERFSLEMLIALATRAGMRVTVKTAA